A stretch of Acidovorax sp. RAC01 DNA encodes these proteins:
- a CDS encoding RNA polymerase factor sigma-70, with amino-acid sequence MELEDIQDMAGNVLADPQALQSLRAQMLRFATLQLGDEQLAEDAVQEALIGALKNAAAFRGQAALKTWVFAILKNKIADTLRQKKRLGEASALMQERDGEENLDELFNARGMWEPDERPAAWGNPQESLHQAQFWKVFETCLTGLPGHQARVFMMREYIGLESDEICSTVGISTSNLNVLMHRARLRLRECLENHWYMKKKEQPC; translated from the coding sequence ATGGAGCTTGAGGATATTCAGGACATGGCAGGCAATGTGCTGGCCGACCCGCAGGCACTGCAAAGCCTGCGCGCACAGATGCTGCGGTTTGCCACACTGCAGCTGGGCGACGAGCAGCTGGCCGAAGACGCCGTGCAGGAGGCGCTGATCGGCGCGCTGAAGAACGCGGCGGCCTTTCGGGGCCAGGCGGCGCTCAAAACGTGGGTGTTTGCCATCCTCAAGAACAAGATCGCCGATACCCTGCGCCAGAAAAAACGGCTGGGCGAGGCCAGCGCCCTGATGCAGGAGCGCGACGGTGAGGAAAACCTGGACGAGCTGTTCAACGCCCGGGGCATGTGGGAGCCCGACGAGCGCCCCGCCGCCTGGGGCAACCCGCAGGAAAGCCTGCACCAGGCCCAGTTCTGGAAAGTATTCGAGACCTGCCTCACGGGCCTGCCCGGTCACCAGGCCCGGGTGTTCATGATGCGCGAGTACATCGGGCTCGAATCCGACGAGATCTGCAGCACCGTGGGCATCTCCACATCCAACCTGAATGTGCTGATGCACCGCGCCCGGCTGCGCCTGCGCGAATGCCTGGAAAACCACTGGTACATGAAGAAAAAGGAGCAGCCATGCTGA